GAAGAAAAAGGAAGGAAAAACCTTGCGATGACTTCCGCATTAAGCCCCTGCCCCTCTTTTGAGTACAAAGGGTTGGCTTCAAACACATTCTTTAGTTGTTCCGTCACTGTAATCATATGTCACATTTTTAAAGGGTTAAACTTCTAATTTTATGCTTCAGCTAGATTTAAAGACCTTTTTTTAAAACCCCTTTCCGGGATGACCTTTTCTTTCTGCCGACTTTTTTTTTGAGCTTTCATGCCCCATCTGAGTTTATAAGCCTTTTTTTTACGGCACACAACAAGAAGGAAGGAGGGATTGAGAAAAGTTTTGGACGACAAAAAATGTTGGGGACAGCGAAGCCGTCCGGCGTTATTTTTTTCGGTACAAAGGGCGAAGACCGGAACTCTTTCGTATCCATCCACCGAAATAAATTTGCCGTTCAAAAACAAAGGCTCTCAGACGGGGCTATGAAAAAACGTACATTAGGGGAGGCAGAAAACAAGGAAAAGGGCAGTACGGAAATAAAAGAAGAATAAAATCCAACATTATTCACATTGATATATAATAGCCAAGTATTTCGCCATATCAATATAAATCCAACTATAATCAAAATCAAACAGTTATCTAATTTATTGGTTATTAAACATATAATACGCCAAAACATTTATTTTGGAGAATATAATATTAATTAAACAAAAAAATGTAAGCATTCGATAAACTCCCCCTTTCATTCTAAAAATGTGATATTACTTTTGTAATCAAAGTAAAAAAGCTCAATTGTTATGTCACATCAATGGACCATGGAAGATTTTGAATCTATTTATTCCCGTTTCAAGTCGAGCGGACTGTCAGTTATGGATTTTTGTTCGAATGAATGTATTCGTCCCAAACGTTTCTACGAGTGGCGTTCCAAGCTGTTGCGCAAAGGCGGCTTTATCCCGGTAAAGGTAAACAGTAAGGGCCAGGTCAGTCTTCCCCATAAGGAGAAATCCCTGCTGTCTGCCCCTCCGGTCAGCCCGTCGCCAATTCCCCAGCCGCTATGTGAGATCTCCTATCCCAATGGCGTTACAGTCCGCTTGAACAGCCCTTTGTCACCGGAGGTATTGCAAACCCTGATATTTTTGAATTCAAACCGTTAGCCTATGTTTTCTTTGAATGAATCCAACAGATATTATCTTTACCCGTATCCGACAGACATGCGTAAGAGTTTTTATACGCTTAGCGGCATCGTGACCAACCAGATGGGAAAGAATGTACGGGACGGTGACGCTTTCATTTTTATCAATGCGAATTGTA
This window of the Bacteroides zhangwenhongii genome carries:
- the tnpA gene encoding IS66 family insertion sequence element accessory protein TnpA, with amino-acid sequence MSHQWTMEDFESIYSRFKSSGLSVMDFCSNECIRPKRFYEWRSKLLRKGGFIPVKVNSKGQVSLPHKEKSLLSAPPVSPSPIPQPLCEISYPNGVTVRLNSPLSPEVLQTLIFLNSNR
- the tnpB gene encoding IS66 family insertion sequence element accessory protein TnpB (TnpB, as the term is used for proteins encoded by IS66 family insertion elements, is considered an accessory protein, since TnpC, encoded by a neighboring gene, is a DDE family transposase.); the encoded protein is MFSLNESNRYYLYPYPTDMRKSFYTLSGIVTNQMGKNVRDGDAFIFINANCTCMKILQYLHYHPLSNRVEITLGITNPPSGRIVKRLLADAVTKGMIEVL